The proteins below come from a single Rhizobium sp. BT04 genomic window:
- a CDS encoding ABC transporter permease → MATIAAETEEDGHGARGGRGLRLSPSAISYLQATPLFVILGFFFLLPIAMISVVSFWDYDFAGLYPDFLTMNYTDTLGSWVTWKTYLNTLKFTAIVWSLTLVIGFWVAYFLAFHIRRTSTQMILFLVCTVPFMTSNIIRMISWIPVLGRNGLVNSALIKMGIIPQPIEWLLYSDFAVVLAMVHLYTLFMVTPIFNTLMRIDRSLFEAARDAGASGWQVLWNVVIPLAKPGMAIGTIFVVTLVMADFSTVQVMSGGQSASVALMMKNQMSLLQYPAAAANAVVLLAVVLLMVAAILRVVDIRKEL, encoded by the coding sequence ATGGCCACCATCGCGGCGGAAACGGAAGAGGACGGCCATGGCGCGCGCGGCGGGCGTGGACTGAGGCTTTCCCCATCCGCGATCTCCTATCTCCAGGCGACGCCGCTGTTCGTCATCCTCGGCTTCTTCTTCCTGCTGCCGATTGCGATGATATCAGTCGTCAGCTTCTGGGACTATGATTTCGCCGGTCTCTATCCCGATTTTCTCACCATGAACTACACCGATACGCTCGGTTCGTGGGTGACATGGAAGACCTATCTCAACACGCTGAAATTCACCGCCATCGTCTGGTCGCTGACGCTCGTCATCGGATTCTGGGTTGCCTATTTCCTGGCCTTCCACATCCGCAGGACCTCGACGCAGATGATCCTCTTCCTCGTCTGCACCGTGCCGTTCATGACCTCGAACATTATCCGCATGATCTCGTGGATCCCGGTGCTCGGTCGCAACGGCCTTGTCAATTCGGCGCTGATCAAGATGGGCATCATTCCGCAGCCGATCGAATGGCTGCTCTATTCCGATTTCGCCGTCGTGCTCGCCATGGTGCATCTCTATACGCTGTTCATGGTGACGCCGATCTTCAACACGCTGATGCGCATCGACCGGTCGCTGTTCGAGGCGGCGCGCGATGCCGGCGCCTCGGGCTGGCAGGTGCTGTGGAACGTGGTCATTCCGCTCGCCAAACCCGGCATGGCGATCGGTACGATCTTCGTGGTGACACTCGTGATGGCCGACTTTTCGACGGTGCAGGTGATGTCCGGCGGCCAGAGCGCCTCGGTGGCGCTGATGATGAAGAACCAGATGTCGCTGCTGCAATATCCGGCGGCTGCGGCCAACGCCGTGGTGCTGCTCGCCGTCGTGCTTTTGATGGTCGCGGCCATTCTGCGCGTCGTCGACATCCGCAAGGAGCTTTGA
- a CDS encoding DUF2934 domain-containing protein encodes MSSRRHEWISKRAYAIWEEQGRPHGRDDEHWRQAVAERDELERTRASSDGREVLVKFRPKAQRPEVPRDGWVNPSTKVG; translated from the coding sequence ATGAGCAGCCGACGTCACGAATGGATCAGCAAAAGAGCTTACGCGATCTGGGAAGAACAGGGCCGCCCGCACGGCCGTGATGATGAACACTGGCGCCAGGCCGTTGCCGAGCGCGATGAACTGGAGCGAACGCGGGCCTCTTCCGATGGGCGCGAGGTGCTGGTGAAGTTTCGCCCGAAGGCGCAACGGCCCGAGGTGCCGCGCGACGGCTGGGTCAACCCTTCGACAAAGGTCGGCTGA
- a CDS encoding ABC transporter permease — MNHEKRGLEFYLLAIFFFIFVLFLYGPLSAILILSFQGPDGGLTFPMNGVSTHWFFNLFEKQAVGDFGASFRRSFTLGLMVMVVTVVVSLLAGLAFRRRFPGSTALFYATVASLVVPSIIISLGIGVVFQEGGLKPAWYSSAFGAHLTWTLPFGVLIMFAVFNRFSPAYEEAARDLGASSWQTFRHVVLPMIAPSLIGVGLFGFTLSYDEFARTLMTSGSYNTLPLEIYGMTTNVTTPVLYALGTVTTLFSFTIILIALGIMTMLSRRQAKIN, encoded by the coding sequence ATGAACCACGAAAAACGCGGCCTCGAATTCTACCTGCTGGCGATCTTCTTCTTCATCTTCGTGCTGTTCCTCTACGGCCCGCTTTCGGCGATCCTGATCCTGTCCTTCCAGGGGCCGGATGGCGGCCTGACCTTCCCGATGAACGGCGTTTCCACGCACTGGTTCTTCAACCTGTTCGAGAAGCAGGCGGTCGGCGATTTCGGCGCTTCCTTCCGTCGTTCCTTCACTCTCGGGCTGATGGTGATGGTGGTGACGGTCGTCGTTTCGCTGCTCGCCGGCCTTGCCTTCCGCCGCCGTTTCCCAGGTTCGACCGCGCTGTTCTACGCCACCGTCGCAAGCCTTGTCGTGCCGTCGATCATCATCTCGCTCGGGATCGGCGTCGTCTTCCAGGAGGGAGGGCTGAAGCCCGCCTGGTATTCGTCGGCCTTCGGCGCGCATCTCACCTGGACGCTGCCCTTCGGCGTGCTGATCATGTTTGCCGTCTTCAACCGCTTTTCGCCGGCCTATGAAGAGGCGGCGCGCGACCTCGGCGCCAGCTCCTGGCAGACGTTCCGCCATGTCGTGCTGCCGATGATCGCGCCGAGCCTGATCGGCGTCGGCCTGTTCGGTTTCACGCTTTCCTATGACGAATTCGCGCGCACATTGATGACATCGGGCAGCTACAATACGCTGCCGCTCGAAATCTACGGCATGACGACCAACGTGACGACGCCGGTGCTCTATGCCCTCGGCACGGTGACGACGCTGTTTTCGTTCACCATCATTCTCATCGCGCTCGGCATCATGACGATGCTCAGCCGGCGGCAGGCAAAGATCAACTGA
- a CDS encoding PotD/PotF family extracellular solute-binding protein, whose amino-acid sequence MTTETTSTKAEKGLSRRTLLKTGAAAVGAIAGSGAITGFPTIWAKTNITLRQFGTGVSNINAIAEKCKADLGITLEMTATDSDAAAQRAVTQPDSYDIADIEYWIAKKVFPTGALQPMDVKKLKYYDKIVPLFINGKLKADSVIAQGTAPHTVGFVEAQGSKKFAKEPTQWMTMVPTIYNADTLGIRPDLTGRPITSWADILDPAFKGKTAILNIPSIGIMDAAMIMEAAGKIKYADKGNMTKDEIDKTIDFLIKTKGDGQFRAFWKSFDESVNLMASGEVVIQSMWSPAVAAVRSKGIACTFQPLKEGYRAWGGGLGLASHLKGAQLDAAYEYINWYTSGWVGGYLNRQGYYSACMETAKNFMTADEWGYWIEGKAATGDILSPEGKVMEKAGAVRDGGSFEARMGAVACWNSVMDEDRYMVRRWNEFIAA is encoded by the coding sequence ATGACGACTGAGACAACATCGACCAAGGCGGAGAAGGGTCTCTCCCGCCGCACGCTGCTGAAGACGGGTGCTGCCGCCGTCGGCGCCATCGCCGGCTCCGGCGCCATCACCGGCTTTCCCACCATCTGGGCGAAGACCAACATCACGCTTCGCCAGTTCGGCACCGGCGTCTCCAACATCAATGCCATTGCCGAGAAGTGCAAAGCCGATCTCGGCATCACGCTGGAGATGACGGCGACCGATTCCGACGCCGCCGCCCAGCGCGCCGTCACCCAGCCCGACAGCTACGACATTGCCGACATCGAATACTGGATCGCCAAGAAGGTGTTTCCAACAGGCGCGCTGCAGCCGATGGACGTCAAGAAGCTGAAATATTACGACAAGATCGTGCCGCTGTTCATCAACGGCAAGCTGAAGGCAGATAGCGTGATTGCCCAGGGCACGGCGCCGCACACGGTCGGCTTCGTTGAGGCGCAAGGTTCCAAGAAGTTCGCCAAGGAGCCGACGCAGTGGATGACGATGGTTCCCACCATCTACAATGCCGATACGCTCGGCATCCGCCCCGACCTCACCGGCCGTCCGATCACCAGCTGGGCCGATATTCTCGATCCGGCTTTCAAGGGCAAGACCGCGATCCTCAACATCCCGTCGATCGGCATCATGGATGCGGCGATGATCATGGAAGCCGCCGGCAAGATCAAATATGCCGACAAGGGCAACATGACGAAGGACGAAATCGACAAGACGATCGACTTCCTGATCAAGACCAAGGGCGACGGCCAGTTCCGCGCTTTCTGGAAGAGCTTCGACGAAAGCGTCAACCTGATGGCCTCGGGCGAAGTCGTCATCCAGTCCATGTGGTCGCCGGCTGTCGCCGCCGTTCGCTCCAAGGGCATCGCCTGCACCTTCCAGCCACTCAAGGAAGGCTACCGCGCCTGGGGCGGCGGCCTCGGCCTTGCCTCGCACCTCAAGGGCGCGCAGCTCGATGCGGCTTACGAATACATCAACTGGTACACGTCAGGCTGGGTCGGCGGCTACCTCAACCGCCAGGGCTACTATTCCGCCTGCATGGAGACCGCCAAGAACTTCATGACGGCAGACGAATGGGGCTACTGGATCGAAGGCAAGGCTGCGACCGGTGACATTCTGTCTCCTGAAGGCAAGGTCATGGAGAAGGCCGGTGCGGTCCGCGACGGCGGTTCCTTCGAAGCCCGCATGGGCGCGGTTGCCTGCTGGAACTCCGTCATGGACGAGGACCGCTACATGGTCCGCCGCTGGAACGAGTTCATCGCGGCCTAA
- a CDS encoding BON domain-containing protein — MKFGPDNYSYEERCSQGHSSASTIATIEAALSADPDIDNSAIEIRMLGPVVLLEGYITKAADRDKAISLAAMIVGEENVHDRMLSRFPTQ; from the coding sequence ATGAAGTTCGGCCCCGACAACTACAGCTACGAAGAGCGCTGCTCGCAAGGCCACAGTTCAGCATCGACGATCGCAACCATCGAGGCAGCCCTGTCCGCAGATCCGGACATCGACAACAGCGCCATCGAGATCCGGATGCTCGGCCCTGTCGTCCTGCTCGAAGGCTATATCACGAAAGCCGCAGACCGCGACAAAGCCATCTCGCTTGCGGCGATGATCGTCGGCGAGGAGAATGTCCACGACCGGATGCTGAGCCGCTTCCCGACGCAGTAG
- a CDS encoding ABC transporter ATP-binding protein, protein MSKAAEIDIVSVSKVYGATTAVQAISLKIPAGSYCCFLGPSGCGKTSTLRMIAGHESISSGDIRLGNVVVTDFPPARRGTAMMFQSYALFPHLDLIDNVAFSLKMKGVDKAERRAKALEMLKLMQMEPYADRRPAQLSGGQQQRVALARALITDPEALLLDEPLSALDPFLKIRMRAELKKLQKSLGITFVHVTHSQEEAMALADIIVIMNDGRIEQAAAPREVFEKPATAFVARFMGDHNVLSGRVTSSENGVLVMTVPEGQSFSVRGTGRAVGEPVDIGIRTDRVRLQVATEWTLGFDGVVSNIEYRGSSVKITVLGAGSDDFTVIADDSDYFARPVAVGDTVSLSWAPEDAVLLGRPSA, encoded by the coding sequence ATGTCGAAAGCGGCAGAGATCGATATAGTATCCGTTTCGAAGGTCTATGGGGCGACGACCGCGGTCCAGGCGATCAGCTTGAAGATTCCGGCCGGCTCCTATTGCTGCTTCCTCGGGCCGTCGGGCTGCGGCAAGACCTCGACGCTGCGCATGATTGCCGGCCACGAAAGCATCTCGTCGGGCGATATCAGGCTCGGCAATGTCGTCGTCACCGATTTTCCGCCGGCCAGGCGCGGCACGGCGATGATGTTTCAGTCCTATGCGCTGTTCCCGCATCTCGATCTGATCGATAACGTCGCCTTCAGCCTGAAGATGAAAGGCGTCGACAAGGCCGAGCGGCGGGCCAAGGCGCTCGAGATGCTGAAGCTGATGCAGATGGAGCCTTATGCCGACAGGCGCCCGGCCCAGCTTTCCGGCGGCCAGCAGCAGCGTGTGGCGCTGGCGCGCGCGCTGATCACCGATCCGGAGGCGCTGCTGCTCGACGAGCCGCTGTCGGCGCTCGATCCGTTCCTGAAGATCCGCATGCGCGCCGAACTAAAGAAACTACAGAAGTCGCTCGGCATCACCTTCGTGCATGTCACCCACAGCCAGGAAGAGGCGATGGCGCTTGCCGATATCATCGTCATCATGAATGACGGCCGGATCGAGCAGGCGGCAGCCCCGCGCGAGGTCTTCGAGAAGCCGGCAACCGCCTTTGTCGCCCGCTTCATGGGCGATCACAACGTGCTGTCAGGCCGGGTGACCTCAAGCGAGAACGGCGTGCTCGTCATGACGGTGCCGGAGGGGCAGAGCTTTTCCGTGCGCGGGACGGGCAGGGCGGTCGGCGAGCCCGTCGATATCGGCATCCGCACCGACCGGGTGCGGCTGCAGGTGGCAACCGAATGGACGCTCGGCTTCGATGGCGTCGTCTCCAACATCGAATATCGCGGCTCCTCCGTGAAGATCACCGTTCTCGGCGCCGGCAGCGACGACTTCACGGTCATCGCCGACGACAGCGACTATTTCGCTCGGCCGGTTGCCGTCGGCGACACCGTTTCGCTCAGCTGGGCGCCTGAAGATGCAGTGCTTCTCGGCCGACCTTCCGCATAG
- a CDS encoding GIY-YIG nuclease family protein, translating to MDVTVYILRCSDGSYYTGLTKQEVEARVWEHNAGTYDGYTTKRRPVELVFTETYDRIIDAIARERQIKGWSRRKKEALIAMDYGALPDLSKRGPIEAK from the coding sequence TTGGACGTTACCGTCTATATCCTCCGCTGCAGCGACGGCTCTTATTATACCGGGCTGACCAAGCAGGAGGTCGAGGCGCGTGTCTGGGAGCACAATGCCGGCACCTATGACGGCTACACCACCAAGCGCCGCCCCGTCGAACTCGTCTTTACCGAAACCTACGACCGCATTATCGACGCCATCGCCCGCGAGCGCCAGATCAAGGGTTGGTCGCGCCGCAAGAAGGAGGCGTTGATCGCCATGGATTATGGAGCTTTGCCTGATTTGTCGAAACGCGGGCCGATCGAGGCCAAGTGA
- a CDS encoding DUF1236 domain-containing protein — MKILVISAASLFLSLGGAAFAQTTTVVVPGEVKTYVQKQETPSVTFEGDVVVGTPLPDTVEIHTIPDQPDYGYVVVNKKRVLVNPKTRAVIEVIQ; from the coding sequence ATGAAAATACTGGTCATCTCTGCCGCATCGCTGTTTCTGTCACTCGGGGGAGCGGCGTTCGCGCAGACGACGACGGTCGTCGTCCCTGGCGAGGTCAAGACCTATGTCCAAAAACAGGAAACGCCATCCGTCACCTTTGAAGGTGACGTCGTAGTCGGTACGCCGCTTCCTGACACGGTCGAGATCCACACAATCCCCGATCAACCTGATTACGGTTATGTGGTCGTCAACAAAAAGCGCGTGCTCGTCAATCCGAAGACCCGCGCGGTGATTGAGGTCATCCAATAA
- a CDS encoding GntR family transcriptional regulator, whose amino-acid sequence MKSVAKATQAEDSAETSAQLIRDSIREAIVERRLSPGTKLSENDVGNLFNVSRTLARAALQALSYEGLVSVEKNRGAFVAYPSPDEARQIFAARRLVEPGILREAAARMTPGDISQLKQLLLEEGRLMSERGQTARRAEIKASGDFHLRLAEISGNAIMQRFMEELVARSSLVIALYGQSTVSSCGHSEHGDIIAAIENDELDRACRLMLHHIAHIEADLDLRERKSLGLKEAFEL is encoded by the coding sequence ATGAAATCCGTTGCCAAGGCCACGCAGGCCGAAGACTCCGCCGAAACCAGCGCACAACTGATCCGTGATTCCATTCGCGAGGCAATCGTCGAGCGCAGGCTTTCGCCGGGCACCAAACTTTCGGAAAACGATGTCGGCAACCTCTTCAACGTCAGCCGCACGCTAGCCCGCGCCGCACTGCAGGCGCTCTCCTATGAAGGCCTCGTCAGCGTCGAAAAGAACCGCGGGGCCTTCGTCGCCTACCCCTCGCCCGATGAGGCCCGGCAGATCTTTGCCGCCCGCCGCCTGGTCGAACCTGGCATATTGCGCGAGGCGGCGGCACGAATGACACCCGGTGACATCAGCCAGCTGAAACAGCTTCTGCTGGAAGAAGGCCGCCTGATGAGCGAGCGCGGCCAGACGGCACGGCGCGCCGAGATCAAGGCATCAGGCGATTTCCATCTGAGGCTGGCGGAAATCTCCGGCAATGCGATCATGCAGCGCTTCATGGAAGAGCTCGTCGCCCGCTCGTCGTTGGTGATCGCGCTCTACGGCCAGTCGACCGTATCGAGCTGCGGCCATTCCGAACACGGCGACATCATTGCGGCGATCGAAAATGACGAACTCGACCGCGCCTGCCGGCTGATGCTGCATCACATCGCCCATATCGAGGCCGACCTCGACCTGCGTGAACGCAAGAGCCTCGGCCTCAAGGAAGCCTTCGAACTTTAA
- a CDS encoding flavin reductase family protein, giving the protein MAISFDFTQLSERERYKLMIGTIIPRPIALVTTVDEHGRINAAPFSFFNCLSADPPILAIGVENNADMSFKDTGHNIRMTEVFTVNIVSFAIAEAMHVCGARYPRGVDELKEAGLTAMPGEKVASPWIAEAPAAFECRRHVTLELGRSRQIVMGEIVYAHYRDGVVDPERLHVDPAAVDAIARLGGDTCATIRDRFEMLTPKL; this is encoded by the coding sequence ATGGCCATTTCCTTCGACTTCACGCAGCTTTCGGAGCGCGAGCGTTACAAGCTGATGATCGGCACGATCATTCCGCGGCCGATCGCGCTGGTGACGACGGTCGATGAGCATGGCCGGATCAACGCCGCACCCTTCAGCTTCTTCAACTGCCTGTCGGCCGATCCGCCGATCCTGGCGATCGGGGTCGAGAACAATGCCGATATGTCGTTCAAGGACACCGGTCACAATATCCGCATGACCGAGGTCTTCACCGTCAACATCGTCTCCTTTGCCATCGCCGAGGCGATGCATGTCTGCGGCGCCAGATATCCGCGCGGCGTCGACGAGCTGAAGGAGGCGGGGTTGACCGCGATGCCGGGCGAGAAGGTGGCTTCGCCCTGGATCGCCGAGGCGCCGGCCGCCTTCGAATGCCGGCGGCATGTGACGCTGGAGCTCGGACGCTCGCGGCAGATCGTCATGGGCGAGATCGTTTATGCGCATTACCGCGACGGCGTCGTCGATCCGGAAAGGCTGCATGTCGATCCGGCCGCGGTCGATGCGATTGCGAGGCTCGGCGGCGACACCTGCGCCACCATCCGCGACCGTTTCGAGATGCTGACGCCGAAGCTCTGA
- a CDS encoding aspartate/glutamate racemase family protein translates to MRILIVNPNTTASMTEKAATAARAVAAAGTEIIAATSRMGPVSIEGHYDGALAIPGLLSELRERQAVGYDAAVIACFDDTGLEAARSFADVPILGLCESAVVTAGFLAQRFTVVTTLERSRVLIDNLVRRYGMGERAKVRASDIPVLELEDAASGAIGKLRAEIERALSEDGAEAIVLGCAGMTDLARELQEIYGVPVVDGVAAAVKQAEALVSLGLSTSKRGSYASPLPKPFTGAMNPFSPAGQLG, encoded by the coding sequence ATGCGCATTCTCATCGTCAATCCGAACACCACGGCCTCCATGACTGAGAAGGCCGCGACCGCCGCGCGCGCGGTGGCAGCCGCCGGCACGGAGATCATCGCCGCCACCTCGCGCATGGGGCCGGTTTCCATCGAGGGACATTACGACGGCGCGCTGGCGATCCCCGGTCTGCTCTCAGAACTCAGGGAGCGGCAGGCGGTGGGCTATGACGCGGCTGTTATCGCCTGCTTCGACGATACCGGGCTCGAGGCGGCACGAAGCTTTGCCGATGTGCCGATCCTCGGGCTTTGCGAATCCGCCGTGGTCACGGCGGGCTTCCTGGCGCAGCGCTTCACCGTGGTGACGACGCTGGAGCGGTCACGGGTGCTGATCGACAATCTCGTACGCCGCTACGGCATGGGTGAGCGCGCCAAGGTGCGCGCCTCCGACATCCCGGTGCTGGAGCTGGAAGATGCGGCCTCGGGCGCGATCGGCAAGCTCAGGGCCGAGATCGAGCGGGCGCTTTCAGAAGACGGCGCCGAGGCGATCGTGCTCGGCTGCGCCGGCATGACCGATCTGGCGCGCGAGTTGCAGGAGATCTATGGCGTGCCTGTTGTCGACGGCGTCGCGGCCGCCGTCAAGCAGGCGGAAGCGCTGGTATCGCTCGGGCTTTCCACCAGCAAGCGCGGCTCCTATGCCTCGCCGCTGCCGAAACCTTTTACCGGCGCGATGAACCCCTTCTCGCCGGCTGGGCAGCTCGGCTGA
- a CDS encoding outer membrane protein, whose translation MKLTIATTLLALVATSAFAADAVQDVPATPVTAAPAFSWSGPYLGMDGGASWLNGDFSVGGASDSQDFNGGVFGGFAGYNFQFDNNIVVGIEGNLEYNWNEEGALGADVGTDWAGAVRGRVGYAFDRALLYGAAGWTATRGYVDLPGFDKETETFNGYTVGAGVDFAITNNIFARGEYRYNDFGKKDILGVDVDLDQHELKFGIGVKF comes from the coding sequence ATGAAGCTAACGATCGCCACCACTTTACTAGCACTTGTCGCAACGAGCGCGTTTGCAGCGGATGCCGTGCAGGACGTCCCGGCCACACCTGTTACGGCTGCGCCAGCTTTCAGCTGGTCAGGCCCGTATCTTGGTATGGATGGCGGCGCCAGTTGGCTGAACGGTGACTTCAGCGTCGGCGGCGCCAGCGATTCTCAGGATTTCAACGGCGGCGTCTTTGGTGGATTTGCGGGTTACAATTTCCAGTTCGACAACAACATCGTTGTCGGTATCGAGGGCAACCTCGAATACAACTGGAACGAAGAGGGAGCGCTGGGGGCGGACGTTGGGACCGATTGGGCCGGCGCTGTGCGTGGTCGTGTCGGCTACGCCTTTGACAGAGCGCTGCTTTATGGCGCAGCTGGATGGACCGCTACGCGTGGATACGTGGACCTGCCGGGATTCGACAAGGAAACGGAGACCTTCAACGGTTACACTGTCGGCGCTGGTGTCGACTTTGCCATCACCAACAACATCTTCGCCCGTGGAGAGTACCGGTATAACGACTTCGGCAAGAAGGACATTCTCGGCGTTGATGTCGACCTCGACCAGCACGAACTCAAGTTCGGAATCGGCGTGAAGTTCTAA
- a CDS encoding LuxR family transcriptional regulator: protein MIENTYSEKFEPAFEQIKAAVNVDAAIRILQAEYGLDFVTYHLAQTIASKIDSPFVRTTYPDAWVSRYLLNSYVKVDPIVKQGFERQLPFDWSEVEPTPEAYAMLVDAQKHGIGGNGYSIPVADKAQRRALLSVNARLPTDEWAELVRRCRNEWIEIAHLIHRKAVYELHGENDPVPALSPREIECLHWTALGKDYKDISVILGISEHTTRDYLKTARFKLGCATISAAASRAVQLRIINP, encoded by the coding sequence ATGATCGAGAATACCTATAGCGAAAAGTTCGAACCCGCATTCGAACAGATCAAGGCCGCGGTCAATGTGGATGCCGCCATCCGCATTCTCCAGGCTGAATATGGCCTCGATTTCGTCACGTACCATCTCGCCCAGACGATCGCGAGCAAGATCGATTCGCCCTTCGTGCGCACCACCTATCCGGATGCCTGGGTCTCCCGCTATCTCCTGAACAGTTATGTGAAGGTCGACCCGATCGTCAAGCAGGGCTTCGAACGCCAGCTGCCCTTCGACTGGAGCGAGGTCGAGCCGACGCCGGAGGCCTATGCCATGCTGGTCGACGCCCAGAAGCACGGCATCGGCGGCAACGGCTACTCCATTCCCGTCGCCGACAAGGCGCAGCGCCGCGCGCTTCTATCGGTGAATGCCCGCTTACCGACCGACGAATGGGCCGAGCTCGTCCGCCGCTGCCGCAACGAATGGATCGAGATCGCCCATCTGATTCATCGCAAGGCCGTCTATGAGCTGCACGGCGAGAACGATCCGGTGCCGGCATTGTCGCCCCGCGAAATCGAGTGTCTGCACTGGACGGCGCTCGGCAAGGATTACAAGGATATCTCGGTCATATTGGGCATATCCGAGCACACCACGCGCGATTACCTGAAGACCGCCCGCTTCAAGCTCGGCTGCGCCACGATCTCGGCCGCCGCCTCGCGGGCCGTGCAATTGCGCATCATCAATCCCTAG
- a CDS encoding DUF4174 domain-containing protein: MLKSIVHELIGTPRREPELPQSLEQFRDRKRVLIIFADAQDDRADIQDEWLRKAHMRLIEEDVEVFSIAGGGAFALFDDDWDLDADDIRERLQGPPSGEFGLILIGRDGRVKLRSSEPMSAEDIFAAFEVLPKKTPW; this comes from the coding sequence ATGCTGAAATCCATCGTTCATGAACTCATCGGCACGCCCAGGCGCGAGCCTGAGCTTCCGCAATCGCTTGAGCAGTTCCGCGACAGGAAGCGGGTGCTGATCATCTTCGCCGACGCGCAGGACGACCGCGCCGACATTCAGGACGAATGGCTGCGCAAGGCGCATATGCGCCTCATCGAGGAGGACGTCGAGGTGTTCAGCATCGCCGGCGGCGGCGCGTTTGCGCTGTTCGACGACGACTGGGACCTCGATGCCGATGATATCCGGGAGCGGCTCCAAGGGCCGCCGTCCGGCGAATTCGGGCTGATCCTGATCGGGCGTGACGGACGGGTGAAGCTGCGCTCCAGCGAGCCGATGAGTGCGGAGGACATCTTCGCGGCCTTCGAGGTGCTGCCGAAGAAGACGCCGTGGTAA
- a CDS encoding response regulator codes for MVALNSAVVLIVEDEPVIRFNVLDVLEDVGHVALEAANADEALVVLKGRQDVDILFTDVNMAGSMDGLQLAKRVRAMRPNIGIIITSGMVRLDPMALPANAAFLPKPYMHDALISTIDSLMT; via the coding sequence ATGGTGGCTCTGAACAGTGCCGTGGTGCTCATCGTGGAGGACGAACCGGTGATCCGGTTCAATGTGCTCGATGTGCTGGAGGATGTCGGCCATGTGGCGCTGGAGGCGGCGAATGCCGATGAGGCGCTGGTGGTGCTGAAGGGCCGGCAGGATGTCGATATTCTGTTCACCGACGTCAACATGGCCGGTTCGATGGACGGTCTCCAACTTGCCAAGCGGGTGCGGGCGATGCGGCCGAACATCGGCATCATCATCACATCGGGCATGGTGCGGCTCGACCCCATGGCGCTGCCCGCCAATGCCGCCTTCCTGCCGAAGCCCTATATGCACGACGCACTGATCTCGACGATCGATTCCCTGATGACGTGA
- a CDS encoding acyl-homoserine-lactone synthase yields MFVIIQAHEYQKYAAVLDQMFRLRKKVFADTLGWDVPVVGPYERDSYDSLAPAYLVWCNDSRTRLYGGMRLMPTTGPTLLYDVFRETFPDAADLIAPGIWEGTRMCIDEEAIATDFPNIDAGRAFSMMLLALCECALDHGIHTMISNYEPYLKRVYKRAGAEVEELGRADGYGKYPVCCGAFEVSDRVLRKMRAALGLTLPLYIRHVPARSVVTQFLEMAA; encoded by the coding sequence ATGTTCGTTATCATTCAGGCACATGAGTATCAGAAATACGCTGCCGTACTCGATCAGATGTTTCGCCTGCGCAAGAAGGTGTTCGCCGATACGCTCGGCTGGGACGTTCCCGTCGTCGGCCCTTACGAACGCGACAGCTACGATTCGCTGGCTCCCGCCTATCTCGTCTGGTGCAACGACAGCCGCACCCGCCTTTACGGCGGCATGCGCCTGATGCCGACCACCGGCCCGACCCTTCTCTACGACGTCTTCCGCGAGACGTTCCCCGATGCCGCCGATCTCATCGCCCCCGGCATCTGGGAGGGCACGCGCATGTGCATCGACGAGGAGGCGATCGCCACTGATTTCCCCAATATCGATGCCGGCCGCGCCTTCTCGATGATGCTGCTTGCGCTTTGCGAATGCGCGCTCGATCACGGCATCCATACGATGATTTCCAACTACGAGCCCTATCTCAAGCGCGTCTACAAACGTGCGGGCGCCGAAGTGGAAGAACTCGGCCGCGCAGACGGCTACGGCAAGTATCCCGTCTGCTGCGGCGCCTTCGAAGTGTCGGACCGCGTGCTGCGCAAGATGCGCGCCGCCCTCGGCCTGACCCTACCCCTTTATATCAGACACGTGCCGGCTCGTTCGGTCGTGACGCAATTCCTGGAGATGGCAGCATGA